One window from the genome of Rhodopseudomonas sp. P2A-2r encodes:
- a CDS encoding DUF1214 domain-containing protein produces MRLIFFTLLGLIVAAVVGLGLTWMTATRGTDLGTLTIGAWTARPRTGTSEIDPYARASIARSGELPVGTGDGIAFTATTDDNKRPLDGRCDVVVGGVTPPARFWTLSLYDTKGRLVPNSLQRYGFTSQEIVRRADGSFEVRIASRSRAGNWLPTGALERYVLMLRLYDTPVGVATRTQRDAPMPSIATVGCP; encoded by the coding sequence GTGCGGCTGATATTCTTCACCCTGCTCGGCCTGATCGTCGCCGCCGTTGTCGGCCTCGGCCTCACCTGGATGACCGCCACGCGCGGCACCGATCTAGGCACGCTGACCATTGGCGCGTGGACCGCAAGGCCGCGCACCGGTACCAGCGAGATCGATCCCTATGCCCGTGCTTCGATCGCGCGATCCGGCGAATTGCCGGTTGGCACCGGCGACGGCATCGCCTTCACCGCGACCACCGACGACAACAAGCGCCCGCTGGACGGCCGTTGCGATGTGGTCGTCGGCGGCGTCACGCCGCCCGCGCGATTCTGGACGCTGTCGCTGTACGACACCAAGGGACGCCTGGTGCCGAACTCGCTGCAGCGCTACGGCTTCACCAGCCAGGAGATCGTCCGCCGCGCCGACGGGAGCTTCGAGGTGCGCATCGCGTCGCGCTCGCGCGCCGGCAACTGGCTGCCGACCGGCGCGCTGGAACGCTACGTGCTGATGCTGCGGCTCTACGATACGCCGGTCGGAGTGGCGACGCGCACGCAGCGCGATGCGCCGATGCCCTCCATCGCCACGGTAGGCTGCCCATGA
- a CDS encoding MucR family transcriptional regulator has translation MTDPAGKTFIDLTATIVSAYVSNNPMPASDLPALIGQIHAALLRVASGRPEIPLEPAKPAVSLKKSMTADYLVCLEDGKRFKSLKRHLRTQYNMTPEQYREKWSLPADYPMVAPNYAVARSQLAKKMGLGQQRRRRK, from the coding sequence ATGACCGACCCTGCCGGCAAAACCTTCATCGATCTCACCGCAACGATCGTGTCGGCCTATGTCAGCAACAATCCGATGCCGGCCTCCGACCTACCGGCACTGATCGGTCAGATCCATGCCGCACTGTTGCGGGTCGCCAGCGGTCGCCCGGAAATCCCGCTCGAGCCGGCAAAGCCCGCGGTATCGCTGAAGAAATCGATGACCGCCGATTATCTGGTGTGTCTCGAGGACGGCAAGCGCTTCAAGTCGTTGAAGCGTCATTTGCGGACCCAGTACAACATGACCCCGGAACAGTATCGCGAGAAATGGAGCCTGCCGGCGGACTATCCGATGGTCGCTCCGAACTATGCGGTGGCCCGGTCGCAACTTGCCAAGAAGATGGGTCTTGGCCAGCAGAGGCGCCGACGGAAGTAA
- a CDS encoding YcgN family cysteine cluster protein, whose product MTTRPPKPSPQAEMFWKTKTLEEMSGAEWESLCDGCGRCCLEKLEDEDTGKIYFTHVSCKLLDAGLCACKDYEHRSAQVPDCVRLTPANVRTLNWLPPSCGYKLVAEGRDLYWWHPLISGSPATVHEAGVSVRGRVVGTEDTIPDAELQDHIVSWPALLPRLAKLKKRPA is encoded by the coding sequence ATGACCACGCGGCCGCCAAAACCATCGCCCCAGGCAGAAATGTTCTGGAAAACCAAGACGTTGGAAGAGATGTCCGGCGCCGAGTGGGAGAGCCTGTGCGATGGCTGCGGACGCTGCTGCCTGGAAAAGCTCGAGGACGAGGATACCGGGAAGATCTATTTCACCCATGTGTCGTGCAAATTGCTCGATGCCGGGCTGTGCGCCTGCAAGGACTATGAGCATCGCTCGGCCCAGGTTCCGGATTGCGTGCGGCTGACGCCGGCGAATGTCCGCACCCTGAACTGGCTGCCGCCGAGCTGCGGCTACAAGCTGGTGGCCGAGGGGCGGGATTTGTACTGGTGGCATCCGCTGATCTCCGGCAGCCCGGCCACCGTGCATGAAGCCGGGGTGTCGGTGCGCGGCCGGGTGGTCGGCACCGAGGACACGATTCCGGATGCCGAGTTGCAGGACCACATCGTGTCCTGGCCGGCCTTGCTGCCACGGCTCGCAAAGCTGAAGAAGCGGCCGGCGTAG
- a CDS encoding DUF1254 domain-containing protein, producing MIRLLFAIVGGILLGGVVHLVSVLALPRIATQDAYSRLTTITKLNAVTPLPPTEPGNTLLPFMDPAFAVAVCRYDLSSGPIKLAVPVSQSYTSVSFYTRSDVAYYAINDRSAGRRVIELDLMTEAQHAALPEDEDVTAADRLIIDAPTADGLIVLKALAPEPGLMAQAQASLAAASCRVQTEPPTKTVPGKR from the coding sequence ATGATCCGGCTGTTGTTCGCCATCGTCGGCGGTATCCTGCTTGGCGGCGTGGTGCACCTCGTCAGCGTGCTGGCATTGCCGCGGATCGCAACGCAGGACGCCTATTCGCGGCTGACGACCATCACCAAGCTGAATGCAGTGACGCCGCTGCCGCCGACCGAACCGGGCAATACGCTGCTGCCCTTCATGGATCCCGCCTTCGCGGTTGCCGTGTGCCGCTACGACCTGTCGAGCGGTCCGATCAAGCTCGCGGTGCCTGTCAGCCAGTCCTACACCTCGGTGTCATTCTATACGCGCAGCGACGTCGCTTATTACGCCATCAACGATCGCTCGGCCGGCCGCCGCGTCATCGAGCTCGATCTGATGACCGAAGCGCAGCACGCGGCGTTGCCGGAGGATGAGGACGTGACGGCGGCTGACCGGCTGATCATCGACGCACCGACGGCCGATGGCCTGATCGTGCTGAAGGCGCTGGCGCCCGAACCCGGGCTGATGGCACAGGCGCAGGCCTCGCTGGCCGCGGCGAGTTGCCGGGTGCAGACCGAACCGCCGACGAAGACCGTGCCGGGGAAGCGATAG
- a CDS encoding GGDEF domain-containing protein, which produces MEDGGWLAIHEDITVRASAERHSAYLAGHDQLTGLPNRYQFSAFLDDIACKRRRISDQVAVFMLDLDGFKNVNDTLGHGAGDQLLATVARRLQDCLRETDLVARLGGDEFAIVQMLDGDERPAIEALASRIVAAVAAPIAIDGYPIGIGVSIGISLLPGDVTDPQELLRKADLALYATKAAGKNGFRIFHPDMAANHIERRSRKRICARRFKVKAARARQPGVAAAGGISVSGVGGVRAMSAP; this is translated from the coding sequence TTGGAGGATGGCGGATGGCTCGCCATCCATGAAGATATTACGGTTCGCGCCAGTGCCGAACGGCACAGCGCCTATCTGGCCGGGCACGACCAGCTCACCGGCCTGCCCAACAGATATCAGTTTTCCGCGTTTCTCGACGACATCGCCTGCAAGCGGAGACGGATCAGCGATCAGGTGGCGGTGTTCATGCTCGACCTCGACGGGTTCAAGAATGTCAACGACACGCTGGGGCACGGGGCAGGAGACCAGTTGCTCGCCACGGTGGCGCGCCGGCTGCAGGATTGCCTGCGCGAGACCGACCTCGTCGCCCGTCTCGGCGGCGACGAGTTTGCGATCGTCCAGATGCTGGACGGCGACGAACGTCCTGCTATCGAGGCGCTGGCATCGCGGATTGTTGCGGCCGTTGCCGCGCCGATCGCCATCGACGGCTATCCCATCGGCATCGGCGTGAGTATCGGCATCTCGCTGCTGCCGGGCGATGTGACGGATCCGCAGGAGCTGCTGCGCAAGGCCGATCTTGCGCTCTATGCGACGAAGGCCGCCGGCAAGAACGGCTTCCGGATCTTTCATCCGGACATGGCGGCCAACCACATTGAGCGGAGGTCACGCAAAAGGATCTGCGCGAGGCGCTTCAAAGTGAAAGCTGCGCGCGCACGTCAACCCGGCGTTGCTGCGGCCGGCGGGATTTCCGTATCCGGCGTCGGCGGTGTGAGGGCCATGTCCGCGCCGTGA
- a CDS encoding DMT family transporter — protein sequence MTSHFLSRRAALLLFAFVVVAWGLNWVVTKALVQSVSPLWSVAIRSGIATVTLFVVLLLRGQLIVPRRGGVPVIVAVAVLHMGAFSVLVGFGLQSVAVGRSIVLGYTTPLWVAPAAWLLLREPTTPQRLVGIALGMAGIAWMFNPLAFDWHDRRALLGNGLLLLAALCWAANIVYVRSHRWVSTPFQLVFWQALLATLLLGAIAWLQDGPPSGIVWTRELAGLFLFAGIVGTALAHWAMVLINRSLPATVTSLGLLATPVMGVAASALLLGESVSLSLLLAMAMILCGIALGTMSSGRMTEARTGVADVVRT from the coding sequence ATGACCTCACATTTTCTCTCGCGCCGAGCGGCGCTGCTGCTGTTCGCGTTCGTTGTCGTGGCGTGGGGGCTGAACTGGGTCGTGACGAAAGCCCTCGTGCAGAGCGTATCGCCGCTGTGGTCGGTCGCGATCCGCTCCGGGATCGCTACGGTGACATTGTTTGTCGTGCTGCTGCTGCGCGGCCAACTGATCGTCCCGCGCCGCGGCGGCGTCCCGGTGATCGTCGCTGTCGCGGTCCTGCATATGGGCGCCTTCTCGGTGCTGGTCGGCTTCGGCCTGCAATCGGTGGCGGTCGGCCGCTCCATCGTGCTGGGCTACACCACGCCGCTGTGGGTCGCGCCCGCAGCATGGCTGCTTTTGCGCGAACCGACGACGCCGCAACGGCTGGTGGGGATAGCGCTGGGCATGGCGGGCATCGCCTGGATGTTCAATCCGCTGGCGTTCGACTGGCACGACCGCCGCGCGCTGCTCGGCAACGGGTTGTTGCTGCTCGCGGCATTGTGCTGGGCCGCCAACATCGTCTATGTGCGCAGCCATCGCTGGGTATCGACGCCGTTCCAGCTGGTCTTCTGGCAGGCATTGCTTGCCACTTTGCTGCTGGGGGCGATCGCGTGGCTGCAGGATGGCCCGCCGAGCGGCATCGTCTGGACCCGTGAGCTTGCCGGCCTGTTCCTGTTTGCCGGAATCGTCGGCACCGCGCTCGCGCACTGGGCCATGGTCTTGATCAACCGCAGCCTGCCGGCCACCGTCACGTCGCTGGGCCTGCTCGCCACGCCGGTCATGGGCGTCGCGGCGTCGGCGCTGCTGCTCGGTGAATCCGTCAGCCTTTCGCTGCTGTTGGCGATGGCGATGATTCTCTGCGGCATCGCGCTAGGTACGATGTCGAGCGGCCGCATGACCGAAGCGCGGACCGGCGTAGCCGATGTCGTTCGCACTTGA
- a CDS encoding peptidoglycan-binding protein: MPKAASPKQAKSQRGRGSLAIEEPTERSIFLRMLLHSPKDMVAGTVAFAAVSAIIGNAIFLQAGRHPSPMFGSSVTVPLPAPLTSPLPKPRPLDASAQPDAKSLDARLLDSRSVDGKAVPKAVEPRATDPIANVMKPATPPPSSVAVARPPAPIPNAARHDPLGDLIVNSRRVAAVQRALTEYGYGQLKATGTVGSDTQAAIQRFERERKLPVTGQMSDRLVRELGTVTGRPID; the protein is encoded by the coding sequence GTGCCTAAAGCAGCATCTCCCAAGCAAGCCAAGTCTCAGCGCGGTCGCGGATCGCTCGCGATCGAAGAACCGACGGAGCGCAGCATCTTCCTGCGCATGCTGCTCCACAGCCCCAAGGACATGGTGGCCGGAACGGTCGCTTTTGCTGCCGTCTCCGCCATCATTGGCAACGCGATCTTCCTGCAGGCCGGACGCCATCCGTCGCCGATGTTCGGCTCAAGCGTCACCGTTCCGCTGCCTGCGCCGTTGACGAGTCCGTTGCCCAAACCACGCCCGCTAGATGCCAGCGCGCAGCCAGATGCAAAGTCGCTCGACGCGCGTCTGCTCGATTCCCGATCGGTCGACGGCAAGGCGGTGCCCAAGGCCGTGGAGCCGCGCGCGACCGATCCGATAGCCAATGTGATGAAGCCCGCAACGCCGCCGCCGAGTTCGGTTGCGGTGGCGCGCCCGCCGGCACCGATTCCCAACGCCGCTCGCCACGATCCGCTCGGCGATCTGATCGTCAACTCGCGCCGCGTGGCGGCGGTGCAGCGGGCGCTGACGGAATATGGCTACGGCCAGTTGAAGGCAACCGGCACGGTCGGTTCGGATACCCAGGCCGCCATCCAGCGCTTCGAGCGCGAGCGCAAATTGCCGGTGACGGGCCAGATGTCCGACCGGCTGGTGCGCGAGCTCGGCACCGTGACAGGACGGCCGATCGACTAG
- a CDS encoding DUF2336 domain-containing protein has translation MFPGFDGLMTLSRREGVDIRPTLLRVLTDLYVQANTHSIDEERQFVELASRLIDQVDDATRAAVRARLAIYPRTPVAIMQQLRLHAPAPEQRVPLAASIAQPVAPAVEPKPLTETQLRMSTTMTMQPTDAAEISDMFFAGTASERAQILYSLSDKPLKPAARIPAARAARALHILEMAAFAEDRDNFARELGDALLLPSQVADRVVSDPGGEPLACMAKALAMPSDMYQRVLMFLNPELGSSVHHVYRLSRLYDILSERSALIMVAAWRGANMAATRTKYRPALYDDERQRARSAPAQARPAVQPGVDITRVRNGRK, from the coding sequence ATGTTTCCGGGTTTCGACGGGTTGATGACACTGTCTCGGCGAGAGGGTGTCGACATCCGCCCGACCTTGCTGCGCGTCTTGACCGACCTTTACGTCCAGGCCAACACGCACAGCATCGATGAAGAACGGCAATTCGTGGAGTTGGCGTCGCGTCTGATCGATCAGGTCGACGATGCCACCCGCGCAGCGGTCCGTGCCCGGCTCGCGATCTACCCGCGCACGCCGGTGGCCATCATGCAGCAGCTCCGGCTTCATGCCCCGGCACCGGAGCAGCGCGTCCCCCTCGCTGCCAGCATCGCGCAGCCGGTTGCGCCGGCCGTCGAACCCAAGCCCCTGACGGAAACGCAGCTGCGCATGTCGACAACCATGACGATGCAGCCGACCGACGCCGCCGAAATCAGCGACATGTTTTTCGCAGGTACGGCCAGTGAGCGTGCGCAGATACTGTATAGTCTGTCAGACAAGCCGCTGAAGCCGGCCGCACGCATCCCCGCGGCCCGGGCAGCCCGCGCGCTGCACATTCTGGAGATGGCCGCCTTTGCCGAGGACCGCGACAATTTTGCGCGCGAATTGGGCGACGCGCTACTGCTGCCGTCGCAGGTCGCCGATCGGGTCGTCAGCGATCCCGGCGGCGAGCCGCTGGCCTGTATGGCCAAGGCGCTGGCGATGCCCAGCGACATGTATCAGCGCGTGCTGATGTTCCTCAACCCCGAGCTCGGCTCGTCGGTCCACCACGTGTACCGGCTGTCGCGGCTCTACGATATCCTGAGCGAACGCTCGGCGCTGATCATGGTCGCGGCATGGCGCGGCGCCAACATGGCCGCGACCCGCACGAAGTACCGCCCCGCGCTTTATGACGATGAACGTCAGCGCGCGCGGTCGGCACCGGCCCAAGCGCGCCCCGCCGTGCAGCCGGGCGTGGACATCACCCGGGTGCGCAACGGCAGAAAATAG
- a CDS encoding patatin-like phospholipase family protein, giving the protein MSDIPVAANSPVKEIPGEVRKPLVDLPGLCLSGGGYRAMVFHIGVLWRLYEVGMFGKDGIARISSVSGGSITAAFLGLVWNKLAVAAPDIKGKFVPHFVDPLRALAGETIDEESVIFGVLLPGTVSDRIASAYDDALFKGATLQDLPDAPRFVINATNVQSGVLWRFSKPFMRDYRVGEVKNPTVPLARAVAAASAFPPVLSPCDLRLKDSDFTPNSGMDLQRPPFTTKVVLTDGGVYDNMGLETVWKSYKTVLVSDAGGKMQAEEEPKRDWAQHAYRVLNMIDSQVRALRTRQVIDSFTLQASKPDSDEARKGAYWGIRTDIANYKLPDALPCPHARTMELAGIATRLKRLDDETQNRLINWGYAVCDAALRAHVNAALPRPAGFPYPASAV; this is encoded by the coding sequence ATGTCCGATATTCCCGTTGCCGCAAATTCCCCCGTCAAGGAAATTCCCGGCGAGGTCAGGAAGCCGCTGGTGGACCTGCCGGGGTTGTGCCTGTCCGGCGGCGGCTACCGCGCCATGGTGTTTCACATCGGGGTGCTGTGGCGGCTGTACGAGGTCGGCATGTTCGGCAAGGACGGCATCGCGCGGATCTCCAGCGTGTCGGGCGGCTCGATCACCGCGGCGTTTCTCGGCCTTGTCTGGAACAAGCTCGCCGTTGCGGCACCCGATATCAAAGGCAAGTTCGTTCCGCATTTCGTCGACCCGCTGCGCGCGCTGGCCGGCGAGACCATCGACGAAGAATCGGTGATCTTCGGCGTGCTGCTGCCCGGCACCGTCAGCGACCGCATCGCCAGCGCCTATGACGACGCGCTGTTCAAGGGCGCGACATTGCAGGACCTGCCGGACGCGCCGCGCTTCGTCATCAATGCCACCAATGTGCAGTCCGGCGTGCTGTGGCGGTTTTCCAAACCGTTCATGCGCGACTATCGCGTCGGCGAGGTGAAGAACCCGACGGTGCCGCTGGCGCGGGCGGTGGCGGCGGCGTCGGCGTTTCCGCCGGTGCTGTCGCCATGCGACCTGCGGCTCAAGGACAGCGACTTCACGCCGAATTCCGGCATGGACCTGCAGCGTCCGCCGTTCACCACCAAGGTGGTGCTCACTGACGGCGGCGTCTACGACAATATGGGGCTGGAGACGGTGTGGAAGTCGTACAAGACAGTGCTGGTCTCCGATGCCGGCGGCAAGATGCAGGCCGAGGAGGAGCCCAAGCGCGACTGGGCGCAGCATGCCTATCGCGTGCTCAACATGATCGACAGCCAGGTCCGCGCGCTGCGCACCCGCCAGGTGATCGACTCCTTCACGCTGCAGGCTAGCAAGCCGGACAGCGACGAGGCGCGCAAGGGCGCCTATTGGGGCATCCGCACCGACATCGCAAACTACAAATTGCCAGACGCGCTGCCGTGTCCGCACGCGCGCACCATGGAACTGGCCGGCATCGCCACGCGGCTGAAGCGGCTCGACGACGAGACCCAGAACCGGCTGATCAACTGGGGCTATGCGGTGTGCGACGCGGCGTTGCGCGCGCACGTCAACGCGGCGTTGCCGCGGCCAGCGGGATTTCCTTATCCTGCGTCTGCGGTGTGA
- a CDS encoding SufE family protein yields MTIDEIKENFSLLDDWDDRYRYVIELGRTLDPMPDAEHSAANKVNGCTSQVWLSRQLARTDAGEPVLTYLGDSDAHIVRGLIAILLTLYSNRTPQQILSSDPLAEFDALGFREHLTPQRSNGLRAMVERIRSDAREALAAAS; encoded by the coding sequence ATGACGATTGACGAAATCAAAGAGAACTTCTCACTGCTGGACGACTGGGACGACCGCTATCGTTACGTCATCGAACTCGGCCGCACCCTCGATCCGATGCCCGACGCGGAACACTCGGCCGCCAACAAGGTCAACGGCTGCACCAGCCAGGTCTGGCTATCGCGTCAGCTCGCGCGTACCGATGCCGGCGAGCCGGTGCTGACCTATCTCGGCGACAGCGACGCCCACATCGTGCGCGGCCTGATCGCGATCCTGCTGACGCTGTATTCCAACCGCACCCCGCAGCAGATCCTGTCGTCCGATCCGCTCGCGGAGTTCGATGCGCTCGGCTTTCGCGAACACCTGACGCCGCAGCGCTCCAACGGCCTGCGTGCCATGGTCGAGCGTATTCGCTCCGATGCCCGCGAGGCGCTCGCCGCAGCGTCCTGA
- a CDS encoding DUF308 domain-containing protein translates to MIVLFFAGMGVILAGLLAIGFGIPVKEFGFGNTLILTGTVGVCTGLIMLSLAAVIRELKTLAQGLVPADRAVGLRSKREAPVRGAAGGPEADTEERSSEEGPLFSRDQSAVERAATGDAAAPPWQQEVLRERSRGSSPPVETPAEPAEPKRRNLLFSSSRRERERAASERASETSDRDQTTLAPETTAADTSRPTFEDSWPQIDRTRPDSPRRTTSRSPSTFRDAEAVPPPESPAPPRHDAAAEVTVLKSGVVDGMAYSLYSDGSIEAQMPEGMMRFASIDELREHLDQRA, encoded by the coding sequence ATGATTGTGCTCTTTTTTGCCGGGATGGGTGTCATTCTGGCCGGACTGCTGGCGATCGGCTTCGGAATTCCGGTCAAGGAGTTTGGCTTTGGCAATACGCTGATTCTGACCGGTACCGTTGGTGTTTGCACCGGCTTGATCATGCTCAGCCTGGCGGCGGTCATCCGGGAGTTGAAGACCCTGGCGCAGGGGCTTGTGCCCGCCGACCGGGCTGTTGGCCTGCGGTCAAAGCGGGAGGCTCCGGTTCGCGGGGCCGCCGGCGGGCCGGAAGCGGATACGGAAGAGCGGAGTTCCGAGGAGGGCCCGTTGTTCAGTCGCGACCAATCCGCCGTCGAGCGCGCTGCCACCGGGGATGCGGCGGCGCCGCCATGGCAGCAAGAAGTGCTGCGCGAGCGGTCGCGGGGCAGCAGTCCCCCGGTCGAGACCCCCGCCGAACCGGCCGAACCCAAACGGCGCAACCTGCTGTTTTCATCGTCGCGCCGCGAACGCGAGCGGGCGGCCTCGGAACGGGCGTCAGAGACATCCGATCGCGATCAGACGACCCTCGCCCCGGAGACGACTGCTGCCGACACCTCGCGACCGACGTTCGAGGATTCCTGGCCGCAAATCGACCGCACCAGGCCCGATTCTCCGCGGCGTACCACGTCCCGGAGCCCGTCTACCTTCCGGGATGCCGAGGCCGTACCGCCGCCCGAAAGTCCCGCGCCGCCGCGCCACGACGCTGCAGCCGAAGTGACGGTGCTGAAATCCGGCGTTGTCGATGGCATGGCCTATTCGCTGTATTCGGACGGCTCGATCGAGGCGCAAATGCCGGAGGGTATGATGCGGTTCGCGTCCATCGACGAACTGCGGGAGCATCTTGATCAGCGCGCCTGA
- a CDS encoding DUF1491 family protein produces the protein MRLKSSIWVAAYLRRCQSEGVFGAVRRRGAEEAGAVFVKVALMNGNAMLYAPAPQTVYDDSRPIERIFMPSPPQPVEERKIEERLMKEMSFDPDVWIVEIEDKAGRHFLDLAKP, from the coding sequence ATGAGATTGAAATCGTCCATATGGGTGGCCGCGTATCTGCGCCGCTGCCAGTCCGAAGGTGTATTCGGTGCTGTGCGCCGGCGTGGCGCCGAAGAGGCGGGCGCCGTGTTCGTCAAGGTGGCGCTGATGAACGGCAACGCGATGCTGTACGCGCCCGCGCCGCAGACCGTCTATGACGACAGCCGTCCGATCGAACGCATCTTCATGCCGTCACCGCCACAGCCGGTGGAGGAGCGCAAGATCGAGGAGCGGCTGATGAAGGAGATGTCATTCGATCCCGACGTCTGGATCGTCGAGATCGAGGACAAGGCAGGCCGGCATTTCCTCGATCTGGCGAAGCCGTAG
- a CDS encoding DUF5330 domain-containing protein — protein sequence MFFLLRMAFWLGLVLVLLPREKTPESEKLPQVGASEAVSAASAAVSDMSQFCKRQPAACEVGGQAATVLGQRAQEGARKLYQIITDKRPPDHTGSIGGMDGAEQDPTSTVPDTLIPADLQAEWRQPVAEP from the coding sequence ATGTTTTTCCTGCTTCGCATGGCGTTCTGGCTCGGGCTGGTGCTCGTGCTGTTGCCCAGAGAGAAGACGCCGGAATCCGAGAAGCTGCCGCAGGTCGGCGCGTCCGAAGCGGTGTCGGCGGCATCTGCCGCTGTGTCCGATATGAGCCAGTTCTGCAAGCGCCAGCCTGCAGCCTGCGAGGTCGGCGGCCAGGCAGCGACAGTCCTTGGCCAGCGCGCCCAGGAGGGTGCCCGTAAGCTTTACCAGATCATCACCGACAAACGCCCGCCCGACCATACCGGTTCGATCGGCGGCATGGACGGTGCCGAGCAGGATCCGACATCGACCGTTCCGGACACCCTGATCCCGGCCGATCTGCAGGCGGAATGGCGCCAGCCAGTGGCTGAACCGTAG
- a CDS encoding glycosyltransferase family 39 protein, translated as MSSITTSAIDTPLRRSMERTCDDLAMLTLAVVGIIAGFTFRDYGLGWDDYTHAEYADLLLKMYGSGFRDTGALSFANLYMYGGGFDMAAALLHKIIPLELFETRRLLGAIVGVIGLAVTWRLGRRVGGAAGGLATLLLLALCPTFYGHMFMNPKDAPFAVAMVILMLGLVRLAEEYPKPSPRTILIVGLGAGASIGCRILGGLALVYALIGFIPLLLEELRSHGLRNAARRFLHMLYVLLPGLAFGYLVMGLIWPWSILEPANPFHALSYFSAFFEKPWKEMFDGAMISVPDMPWSYLPTLFALQLPEVLLFLTLGGVVMTILSLSRDSVPARRKTILLMLTMAAMLPLLIAMVKRPALYNGIRHFIFVIPPMTVLAGAAFAWGMDWLRINHRGAQAAAVAVFAFGLALPAAEMIRLHPYQYTHFNYIAGTVRQADSLFMLDYWGLALKQASDALKEEIIERQEHPPAGRKWKVAVCGPQRPAQVALGPDFTIGWDSHAADFAMTLGEFYCKGLTAPVIAEIKRDDVVFARVYDIRGSSISSLLAIPAP; from the coding sequence ATGTCATCCATTACGACTTCGGCCATCGACACGCCGCTGCGGCGCTCGATGGAACGGACTTGCGACGACCTTGCCATGCTGACGCTGGCCGTTGTCGGCATCATCGCGGGCTTTACCTTCCGCGACTATGGCCTCGGGTGGGACGATTATACCCACGCTGAATATGCCGACCTGCTGTTGAAGATGTACGGATCCGGTTTCCGGGATACCGGCGCGCTCTCGTTCGCCAACCTCTACATGTACGGCGGCGGTTTCGACATGGCCGCGGCGCTGCTGCACAAGATCATTCCGCTGGAGCTGTTCGAGACCAGGCGCCTGCTCGGCGCCATCGTCGGCGTCATCGGCCTCGCCGTCACCTGGCGCCTCGGCCGCCGCGTCGGCGGTGCGGCGGGCGGGCTGGCGACGCTTTTGCTGCTCGCGTTGTGCCCGACGTTTTACGGCCACATGTTCATGAACCCCAAGGATGCGCCCTTCGCCGTGGCGATGGTCATCCTGATGCTCGGGCTTGTCCGGCTGGCGGAAGAGTATCCGAAGCCGTCGCCGCGCACGATCCTGATCGTCGGTCTCGGCGCCGGCGCCTCGATCGGCTGTCGCATCCTCGGCGGGCTGGCGCTGGTCTACGCGCTGATCGGCTTCATTCCGCTGCTGCTGGAAGAACTGCGCAGCCACGGCCTGCGAAACGCCGCGCGCCGCTTCCTTCACATGCTTTACGTGCTGTTGCCCGGCCTCGCCTTCGGCTACCTGGTGATGGGCCTGATCTGGCCGTGGTCGATCCTCGAGCCGGCCAATCCGTTTCATGCCCTGAGCTACTTCTCCGCCTTTTTCGAAAAGCCGTGGAAGGAAATGTTCGACGGCGCGATGATCTCGGTGCCGGACATGCCGTGGTCGTATCTGCCGACCCTGTTTGCGCTTCAGCTTCCCGAAGTGCTGCTGTTCCTGACGCTCGGCGGCGTGGTGATGACAATCCTGTCGCTGTCGCGCGACAGCGTGCCGGCGCGGCGCAAGACCATTCTGTTGATGCTGACCATGGCCGCGATGCTGCCGTTGTTGATCGCGATGGTGAAACGCCCTGCCCTGTACAATGGCATTCGGCATTTCATCTTCGTGATCCCGCCGATGACCGTGCTGGCCGGCGCCGCCTTCGCCTGGGGCATGGACTGGCTGCGCATCAACCACCGCGGCGCACAGGCCGCCGCCGTCGCCGTGTTCGCGTTCGGTCTGGCGTTGCCGGCGGCCGAGATGATCCGCCTGCATCCCTACCAATACACCCACTTCAACTACATCGCCGGCACCGTGCGCCAGGCCGACTCGCTGTTCATGCTGGACTACTGGGGCCTGGCTCTGAAGCAGGCGTCCGACGCGCTGAAGGAAGAGATCATCGAGCGGCAGGAACACCCGCCCGCCGGCCGCAAGTGGAAAGTCGCGGTGTGCGGCCCGCAGCGCCCGGCGCAGGTCGCACTCGGTCCCGACTTCACCATCGGCTGGGACAGCCACGCCGCCGACTTCGCCATGACGCTCGGCGAATTCTACTGCAAGGGCCTGACCGCGCCGGTGATCGCCGAGATCAAGCGCGACGACGTGGTGTTCGCCCGCGTCTACGACATCCGCGGCAGCAGCATTTCCAGCCTGCTGGCGATCCCGGCGCCGTAG